Proteins found in one Angustibacter sp. Root456 genomic segment:
- a CDS encoding GNAT family N-acetyltransferase, which yields MADRVLPYPAHWEADVVLRDGGVVHLRPIRPDDAPAVEAFHAGQSAESIYLRFFAPLQRLSPRDLERFTHVDHRDRVGLVATLGDAIVGIGRYDRIDSATAEVAFNISDSHQGRGIGSVLLEHLAAAARERGIRKFVADVLPQNRKMIAVFGEAGYTVRHNYEDGVIALEFDIAPSEESTRVRESREQRAEARSVQALLHPRAVAVVGASRDPDSIGHRLLEDLLGGGFTGPLYAVNPEAWEVQGVESHTRVTDIPGEVDLAVVAVPADAVGDVVDDCGRAGVRGLVVVSSGFAETGDAGRARQRDLVRRAHARGMRVVGPNSFGIVNTDPQVRLNASLAPSMPPAGRLGLFSQSGALGIAVLDTARRRRLGVSSFVSSGNRADLSGNDVMQYWLDDPATDAVGLYLESVGNPRKFTRVARRLARTKPVIVVKSGQSTFSVPPGHTVRESRLPRETFDEVLRQAGVIRVENIHQLFDVAQLVVHQPLPAGPRVAIVTNSDALGALAADACVSWGLDVVHGPVAVRSEATAEEFRAALREAFTAPDVDSVVAGFIPPLVTVDADVALALAEVAGASEKTCVATFLGMHGVTEALSTSVRTVPAYPTPEDSVRALVSATRYAQWRQRDRGPLVAPEGIHRTAARALVERLTPPDADGRWVSEAEATELLAAYGIEVWPAYPVTTPDEAAAAAQRTGYPVVLKATAPHLRHRADLGAVRLDIAREGELRNDLAEMKAQLERHGSADLVVQAMAPVGVSCVVRSTEDPLFGPVVEFGVGGPPTDLLGDVARRNPPLREGDVADLVRGVRAAPLLFGYRGADPVDVDALEDVVARVSALADDLPQVAELELNPVIAAPEGVTVLGARVRLAPPPGRTDTDTRRLPG from the coding sequence GTGGCCGATCGCGTCCTGCCCTACCCCGCGCACTGGGAGGCGGATGTCGTCCTGCGCGACGGAGGCGTCGTGCACCTGCGACCGATCCGCCCGGACGACGCCCCTGCGGTCGAGGCGTTCCACGCCGGTCAGAGTGCCGAGTCGATCTACCTGCGCTTCTTCGCTCCGCTGCAACGGCTCTCGCCGCGCGACCTCGAACGGTTCACCCACGTCGACCACCGCGACCGGGTGGGGCTCGTGGCGACGCTCGGCGACGCGATCGTGGGTATCGGTCGTTACGACCGCATCGACTCGGCCACGGCCGAGGTGGCCTTCAACATCTCCGACTCCCACCAGGGCCGGGGCATCGGCTCGGTGCTGCTCGAGCACTTGGCGGCTGCAGCGCGCGAGCGGGGGATCCGCAAGTTCGTGGCCGACGTCCTGCCGCAGAACCGCAAGATGATCGCGGTCTTCGGCGAGGCGGGCTACACGGTGCGCCACAACTACGAGGACGGCGTCATCGCGCTGGAGTTCGACATCGCGCCGAGCGAGGAGTCGACGCGGGTGCGGGAGTCGCGCGAGCAGCGAGCCGAGGCCCGCAGCGTGCAGGCGCTGCTGCACCCCCGGGCCGTGGCCGTCGTGGGCGCCAGCCGCGACCCCGACTCGATCGGGCACCGGCTGCTCGAGGACCTGCTGGGCGGTGGCTTCACCGGCCCGCTCTACGCCGTGAACCCCGAGGCGTGGGAGGTGCAGGGGGTCGAGAGCCACACGCGCGTCACCGACATCCCCGGCGAGGTCGACCTGGCGGTGGTGGCGGTGCCGGCGGACGCCGTGGGCGACGTCGTCGACGACTGCGGGCGGGCCGGTGTGCGCGGGCTGGTGGTGGTGAGCAGCGGCTTCGCCGAGACCGGCGACGCCGGCCGCGCCCGGCAGCGCGACCTCGTGCGCCGCGCTCACGCCCGGGGCATGCGCGTGGTCGGCCCGAACTCGTTCGGCATCGTCAACACCGATCCGCAGGTGCGCCTGAACGCCTCGCTGGCGCCGTCGATGCCACCCGCCGGACGCCTGGGGCTGTTCAGCCAGTCCGGCGCGCTCGGCATCGCGGTGCTCGACACGGCGCGCCGTCGCCGCCTCGGCGTCTCCAGCTTCGTGTCGTCGGGCAACCGGGCCGACCTGTCGGGCAACGACGTGATGCAGTACTGGCTCGACGACCCGGCCACCGACGCCGTGGGCCTCTACCTCGAGAGCGTCGGCAACCCGCGCAAGTTCACCCGCGTCGCGCGCCGGCTGGCGCGCACCAAGCCCGTCATCGTCGTGAAGTCCGGGCAGTCGACGTTCAGCGTTCCCCCCGGGCACACCGTGCGCGAGTCGCGGCTGCCCCGGGAGACGTTCGACGAGGTGCTGCGCCAGGCCGGTGTGATCCGCGTCGAGAACATCCACCAGCTCTTCGACGTCGCGCAGCTCGTCGTGCACCAGCCGCTGCCGGCCGGACCTCGCGTCGCGATCGTCACCAACTCCGACGCGCTGGGGGCGCTCGCCGCCGACGCCTGCGTCAGCTGGGGGCTGGACGTCGTGCACGGCCCGGTGGCCGTCCGCTCAGAGGCCACGGCCGAGGAGTTCCGCGCCGCGCTGCGCGAGGCGTTCACCGCACCGGACGTCGACTCCGTGGTCGCGGGCTTCATCCCGCCGCTCGTCACGGTCGACGCCGACGTCGCGCTCGCCCTCGCCGAGGTCGCCGGAGCCAGCGAGAAGACCTGCGTCGCGACGTTCCTCGGCATGCACGGCGTCACCGAGGCGCTGTCGACCTCGGTCCGCACGGTGCCGGCCTACCCGACGCCCGAGGACTCCGTGCGCGCTCTGGTGTCGGCGACCCGGTACGCCCAGTGGCGCCAGCGCGACCGCGGGCCGCTGGTGGCCCCGGAGGGCATCCACCGCACGGCGGCCCGGGCGCTCGTCGAGCGGCTCACGCCCCCGGACGCTGACGGTCGCTGGGTGTCGGAGGCCGAGGCCACCGAGCTCCTGGCCGCCTACGGCATCGAGGTGTGGCCGGCGTACCCCGTGACCACGCCGGACGAGGCCGCGGCGGCTGCCCAGCGCACCGGCTATCCCGTGGTGCTCAAGGCGACCGCACCGCACCTGCGCCACCGGGCCGACCTCGGTGCGGTGCGTCTCGACATCGCCCGTGAGGGCGAGCTGCGCAACGACCTGGCGGAGATGAAGGCCCAGCTCGAGCGGCACGGCAGCGCGGATCTCGTCGTGCAGGCCATGGCACCGGTGGGGGTGTCGTGCGTCGTGCGCTCGACCGAGGACCCGCTCTTCGGCCCCGTCGTGGAGTTCGGTGTGGGCGGGCCCCCCACCGACCTGCTCGGCGACGTCGCCCGGCGCAACCCGCCCCTGCGCGAGGGTGACGTCGCCGACCTGGTGCGTGGCGTGCGCGCGGCGCCGCTGCTGTTCGGTTACCGCGGCGCCGACCCCGTCGACGTCGACGCCCTCGAGGACGTCGTCGCCCGGGTCTCGGCGCTCGCCGACGACCTGCCGCAGGTGGCCGAGCTCGAGCTCAACCCCGTGATCGCCGCCCCCGAGGGCGTGACGGTGCTCGGGGCACGCGTGCGTCTCGCGCCACCGCCGGGTCGCACGGACACCGACACCCGTCGTCTGCCGGGGTGA
- a CDS encoding DUF5998 family protein: MRDTHTLPDALRVDLDRAGYYPELVFDVLDVSVAGEPVVAHLVHAETTFDQDVVRRHITTFVLTATRLVVTHADDHAPEGPDGPPQPFATAATEAVPLRAVRSVVLNHVVPSPESYRSGEGSRELTLTIGWGAVSRLDLEPAACADPNCEADHGYTGTASADDISVRVSADADGDDAVRRALAFARALSAATAGRVG, encoded by the coding sequence ATGCGTGACACCCACACCCTGCCCGACGCGCTGCGCGTCGACCTCGACCGCGCGGGCTACTACCCGGAGCTGGTCTTCGACGTCCTCGACGTCAGCGTCGCCGGTGAACCGGTGGTCGCTCACCTGGTGCACGCGGAGACGACGTTCGACCAGGACGTCGTGCGTCGGCACATCACGACGTTCGTCCTGACGGCCACTCGGCTCGTCGTGACCCACGCCGACGACCACGCTCCCGAGGGCCCGGACGGGCCCCCGCAGCCGTTCGCCACGGCGGCCACCGAGGCGGTGCCGCTGCGAGCCGTGCGCTCAGTGGTGCTGAACCACGTCGTGCCCAGCCCCGAGAGCTACCGCAGCGGTGAGGGCTCGCGCGAGCTCACCCTCACCATCGGGTGGGGTGCGGTGAGCCGGCTCGACCTCGAGCCCGCTGCGTGCGCCGACCCGAACTGCGAGGCCGACCACGGGTACACCGGCACCGCGAGCGCCGACGACATCTCCGTGCGCGTGTCGGCCGACGCCGACGGTGACGACGCGGTGCGGCGCGCGCTCGCGTTCGCCCGCGCCCTGTCGGCCGCGACGGCCGGTCGCGTCGGGTGA
- a CDS encoding HNH endonuclease signature motif containing protein: LCGAEIIPVLVDTCGNPLDVGRTLRDFTTRQRIALAERDRGCTWPGCTAPVAWTQAHHLIHWDHHGPTDL; this comes from the coding sequence ACTGTGCGGCGCCGAGATCATCCCCGTGCTGGTCGACACCTGCGGCAACCCCCTGGACGTAGGCCGCACCCTGCGCGACTTCACCACCAGACAGCGCATCGCCCTGGCCGAACGCGACCGCGGCTGCACCTGGCCCGGCTGCACCGCCCCCGTCGCCTGGACCCAAGCCCACCACCTCATCCACTGGGACCACCACGGCCCCACCGACCTG
- a CDS encoding bifunctional 2-polyprenyl-6-hydroxyphenol methylase/3-demethylubiquinol 3-O-methyltransferase UbiG, which yields MDADAWDARYESQPMVWSAGPNALFAELTSDWPAGRALDVACGEGRTAIWLASRGWQVRAVDFSPAGIAKGRERATAEGLDVEWQVGDVRTADLGTGYDLVALLYLQLPHDQMATVLARCVEALAPGGRLVVIAHDVDNLTRGVGGPRDASVLPSVALLREWAAGAHIERAEQVERETPDGAAIDVLLIARR from the coding sequence GTGGACGCCGACGCCTGGGACGCCCGGTACGAGAGCCAGCCGATGGTCTGGTCCGCCGGACCCAACGCGCTGTTCGCCGAGCTCACGAGCGACTGGCCGGCGGGGCGTGCGCTCGACGTCGCGTGCGGCGAGGGGCGGACGGCGATCTGGCTGGCCTCGCGCGGCTGGCAGGTGCGGGCCGTCGACTTCTCACCCGCCGGCATCGCCAAGGGCCGCGAGCGAGCCACCGCCGAGGGCCTCGACGTCGAGTGGCAGGTCGGCGACGTGCGCACCGCCGACCTCGGCACGGGTTACGACCTCGTGGCGCTGCTCTACCTGCAGCTGCCGCACGACCAGATGGCAACCGTGCTGGCGCGTTGCGTCGAGGCCCTGGCCCCTGGTGGTCGCCTCGTCGTCATCGCCCACGACGTCGACAACCTCACGCGCGGGGTGGGCGGTCCGCGCGACGCGTCGGTGCTGCCGAGCGTGGCATTGCTGCGCGAGTGGGCTGCCGGTGCGCACATCGAGCGGGCCGAGCAGGTCGAACGCGAGACCCCCGACGGCGCAGCGATCGACGTGCTGCTCATCGCACGGCGATGA
- a CDS encoding thymidine kinase, producing the protein MAELVFFSGTMDCGKSTLALQMDYTHAAAGRSGLTFTKFDRAGEAVVSSRLGLRAQALEVRDDTDFWDVVVAHRMAGERVDYLICDEAQFYGVEQVDQLARLVDEMSVDVFAFGITADFRTKLFPGSQRLIELADRVQVLQVEALCWCGARATHNARTADGVMVVEGEQVVVGDTHAAPTATIGYEVLCRRHHMRRMTRAAARAAAMSPDVLPLDLDMCPMPPHPGASSTPTTAAAQGG; encoded by the coding sequence GTGGCTGAGCTCGTGTTCTTCTCCGGCACCATGGACTGCGGCAAGTCCACGCTGGCGCTGCAGATGGACTACACCCACGCCGCTGCGGGCCGCTCGGGCCTGACGTTCACCAAGTTCGACCGGGCCGGTGAGGCCGTCGTCTCGAGCCGGCTCGGGCTTCGGGCACAGGCCCTCGAGGTGCGCGACGACACCGACTTCTGGGACGTCGTGGTGGCGCACCGGATGGCGGGGGAGCGCGTCGACTACCTCATCTGCGACGAGGCGCAGTTCTACGGCGTCGAGCAGGTCGATCAGCTGGCCCGCCTCGTCGACGAGATGTCGGTCGACGTCTTCGCGTTCGGCATCACCGCCGACTTCCGCACCAAGCTGTTCCCGGGGTCGCAGCGGCTCATCGAGCTGGCCGACCGGGTGCAGGTGCTGCAGGTGGAGGCGCTGTGCTGGTGCGGTGCGCGCGCGACCCACAACGCGCGCACGGCCGACGGCGTGATGGTGGTGGAGGGTGAGCAGGTCGTCGTCGGTGACACCCACGCCGCGCCGACCGCCACGATCGGGTACGAGGTGCTCTGCCGACGCCACCACATGCGGCGGATGACACGAGCGGCGGCGCGGGCGGCCGCGATGTCGCCCGACGTCCTGCCGCTCGATCTCGACATGTGCCCCATGCCGCCGCATCCGGGCGCGAGCAGCACGCCCACCACCGCCGCCGCCCAAGGAGGGTGA
- a CDS encoding Fur family transcriptional regulator, whose amino-acid sequence MSGLPAAQAAIEQAAALLRARGDRMTAPRRAVLTALSRHSDHLTADQVVGAVADADPSVHRASVYRALETLSHLGVVQHVHVGHGTTTYHLADDELHLHAQCEHCGAVVDLPASLLDGVVDEVDRRHGFVLDPTHVALSGLCAACRARRSG is encoded by the coding sequence ATGAGCGGACTCCCCGCCGCCCAGGCGGCCATCGAGCAGGCGGCGGCGCTGCTACGTGCCCGAGGTGACCGCATGACCGCGCCCCGTCGTGCCGTGCTCACGGCGCTCAGCCGGCACAGCGACCACCTCACCGCCGACCAGGTGGTAGGCGCCGTCGCCGATGCGGACCCTTCGGTGCACCGTGCCTCGGTGTACCGGGCGCTGGAGACGCTGAGCCACCTGGGCGTCGTGCAGCACGTGCACGTGGGGCACGGCACGACGACGTACCACCTGGCGGACGACGAGCTGCACCTGCACGCCCAGTGCGAGCACTGCGGGGCCGTGGTCGACCTGCCCGCCTCGCTGCTGGACGGAGTGGTCGACGAGGTCGACCGGCGGCACGGCTTCGTCCTCGACCCCACGCACGTCGCGCTCTCGGGCCTGTGTGCCGCCTGTCGGGCCCGCAGGTCCGGCTGA
- a CDS encoding alkaline phosphatase family protein, whose product MSLGLPPAPRYGSDTLSDLLPAVLRGLDVDLPGHPAPAERSVLALEPAPRTCVLLVDGLGDLLLRERAGHAPFLRAQLARTGTLTAGFPTTTATSMGSLGTGLPPGSHGLVGYEVLVPDRDELLNELSWEPPVDPRRWQPHSTCFQQAVAAGVEVVRIGPGFFDGSGLTESALRGGRFVAAESLDERVDAALAALRSGPRTLVYVYWGDVDKVGHVSGAQSWEWGEELAKVDLAVRRLAAGLPRDAALHVTADHGMVDVPHHQRIDLAHDPELARDVRHAGGEPRCVQLYCEPDTAASVLMRWRARLEAQAYVLSREQAVAAGWFGPVAPHVLDRIGDVVVACRPGLAVVDSRRMRPALLALVGLHGSVTPEESLVPLLSLYGPT is encoded by the coding sequence GTGAGCCTCGGCCTGCCCCCGGCCCCGCGCTACGGCAGCGACACCCTCTCCGACCTCCTGCCCGCCGTGCTGCGGGGCCTGGACGTCGACCTGCCGGGCCACCCTGCCCCGGCCGAGCGGTCGGTGCTGGCCCTGGAACCGGCACCCCGCACGTGCGTGCTGCTCGTCGACGGCCTCGGTGACCTGCTGCTGCGCGAGCGTGCCGGCCACGCACCGTTCCTGCGCGCGCAGCTGGCCCGCACCGGCACGCTCACCGCCGGCTTCCCGACCACGACGGCGACCAGCATGGGCAGCCTCGGCACGGGGCTGCCCCCGGGTTCGCACGGGTTGGTGGGCTACGAGGTGCTCGTGCCCGACCGCGACGAGCTGCTCAACGAGCTGTCGTGGGAACCGCCGGTCGACCCCCGCCGGTGGCAGCCCCATTCGACGTGCTTCCAGCAGGCGGTGGCCGCCGGTGTCGAGGTGGTGCGCATCGGGCCAGGGTTCTTCGACGGCTCGGGCCTCACCGAGTCAGCGTTGCGCGGCGGACGGTTCGTGGCCGCGGAGTCGCTTGACGAGCGCGTCGACGCGGCGCTCGCCGCGCTGCGTTCGGGGCCGCGCACGCTCGTCTACGTCTACTGGGGGGACGTCGACAAGGTCGGACACGTCAGCGGGGCCCAGTCGTGGGAGTGGGGGGAGGAGCTGGCGAAGGTCGACCTCGCCGTCCGGCGCCTGGCCGCCGGGCTGCCACGCGACGCCGCCCTGCACGTCACCGCCGACCACGGCATGGTCGACGTCCCGCACCATCAGCGGATCGACCTCGCGCACGACCCCGAGCTGGCACGTGACGTCCGGCACGCGGGCGGCGAACCGCGTTGCGTGCAGCTGTACTGCGAGCCGGACACCGCAGCGTCCGTTCTCATGAGGTGGCGGGCGCGGCTGGAGGCCCAGGCGTACGTGCTGTCGCGCGAGCAGGCCGTGGCCGCGGGCTGGTTCGGCCCTGTCGCGCCTCACGTGCTCGACCGGATCGGGGACGTCGTGGTGGCCTGCCGGCCGGGACTGGCCGTCGTCGACTCTCGGCGCATGCGGCCCGCGCTGCTCGCGCTCGTCGGCCTGCACGGGTCGGTGACTCCCGAGGAGTCGCTCGTGCCCCTGCTCAGCCTGTACGGCCCGACGTGA
- the sepH gene encoding septation protein SepH: MPDLRLVGVHDDGEHLVLSDDDGQRYTLVVNEALRAAVRRDRAHLGQLQIQIGGELRPREVQARIRAGATAEQVAEASGWPLERVRRYEGPVLAEREHVAQLARDVVLRRRGGDSPTLGAEVKRRLVARGVDAEAATWDSWRADEGPWTVAVSFAAGGRDRQARWHLDVAARSVTPADDEARWLSEQVPEGDGPLGTVRLAAVPNGASGLAGGSVYDVEADGGVHEPASGPLDLMTAMRSRRRERDLHRTRRPHDGGADPADVPGALHPARRRRPARPEPLELDPTLLGDPPAAHPATSQLPPSLLEDPETPALVDDDPTGSEPRHPARRWPLADQMTGPTGPLDASAVTEDADGRAEDDADESGDEIRPQNAGIDAVHGIDAMDGIDAMDGLGDDAAPGSTDAAEPEGNDDTRSEATARHRAPARAKGRRASVPSWDDIMFGAKRD; encoded by the coding sequence ATGCCCGACCTGCGGCTCGTCGGCGTCCACGACGACGGCGAGCACCTGGTGCTCAGCGACGACGACGGTCAGCGCTACACGCTCGTCGTGAACGAGGCGCTGCGCGCTGCCGTCCGGCGCGACCGCGCCCACCTGGGCCAGCTGCAGATCCAGATCGGTGGCGAGCTGCGCCCTCGTGAGGTGCAGGCCCGGATCCGCGCCGGCGCGACCGCCGAGCAGGTCGCCGAGGCGTCCGGCTGGCCGCTCGAGCGCGTCCGCCGGTACGAGGGGCCGGTGCTCGCCGAGCGCGAGCACGTCGCCCAGCTCGCGCGTGACGTCGTGCTGCGTCGACGAGGCGGGGACTCCCCCACGCTGGGCGCCGAGGTCAAGCGCCGCCTCGTCGCGCGGGGTGTGGACGCCGAGGCCGCTACGTGGGACAGCTGGCGTGCCGACGAGGGTCCGTGGACCGTCGCCGTGTCGTTCGCCGCAGGAGGTCGCGACCGCCAGGCCCGCTGGCACCTCGACGTGGCAGCGCGCTCCGTCACGCCGGCGGACGACGAGGCCCGGTGGCTCAGCGAGCAGGTGCCGGAGGGCGATGGTCCGCTGGGCACCGTGCGTCTGGCTGCCGTGCCGAACGGCGCGTCCGGGCTTGCGGGTGGCTCGGTGTACGACGTCGAGGCCGACGGCGGGGTCCACGAGCCGGCGTCCGGCCCGCTCGACCTCATGACCGCGATGCGCAGCCGCCGACGCGAGCGCGACCTGCACCGCACCCGGCGACCGCACGACGGCGGCGCCGACCCGGCTGACGTGCCGGGAGCGCTGCACCCGGCACGGCGGCGACGTCCGGCCCGCCCGGAGCCGCTCGAGCTCGACCCGACCCTCCTGGGTGACCCCCCGGCCGCTCACCCCGCGACGTCGCAGCTCCCGCCGTCGCTGCTCGAGGACCCCGAGACGCCCGCACTCGTGGACGACGACCCGACCGGCTCCGAGCCGCGTCACCCGGCCCGACGCTGGCCGCTCGCCGACCAGATGACCGGGCCGACCGGGCCGCTCGACGCGAGCGCAGTCACCGAGGACGCCGACGGGCGCGCCGAGGACGACGCAGACGAATCCGGTGACGAGATCCGGCCGCAGAACGCCGGCATCGACGCGGTGCACGGCATCGACGCGATGGACGGCATCGACGCGATGGACGGCCTCGGCGACGACGCCGCCCCCGGCTCGACTGACGCCGCCGAGCCCGAAGGGAACGACGACACGCGCAGCGAAGCCACGGCGCGCCACCGGGCGCCCGCCCGCGCCAAGGGCCGTCGGGCGAGCGTGCCCAGCTGGGACGACATCATGTTCGGCGCCAAGCGCGACTGA
- a CDS encoding carbohydrate kinase family protein, with translation MSAPGARPPVVVIGDVMTDVVARADDPLALGSDTAAHVQTRQGGAGANVAHWLASFGCSVRFVGRVGDDPFGREAVAVLSAAGVDAHVVVDPMRSTGTVVVLVGADGERTMLPDAGANSALSADDLPPLTPDDASWLHLSGYTLLNPGSGPAGEAALARAAASGVPRSLDVASAAPLEALGGREFLRLTEGVELVFCTLDEAEVLVGTRDPDTAVARLTGTYRDVVLKTGATGARWARQDATGVHVPACAAAAPVVDTTGAGDAFAAAYLAALLAGEQVPGRLTRACRAAAGIVVRVGARPPA, from the coding sequence ATGAGCGCCCCTGGCGCGCGGCCCCCCGTCGTCGTGATCGGCGACGTCATGACCGACGTCGTGGCGCGCGCCGACGACCCGCTGGCGCTGGGCTCAGACACGGCCGCGCACGTGCAGACCCGTCAGGGCGGTGCCGGCGCCAACGTCGCGCACTGGCTGGCCTCGTTCGGCTGCTCGGTGCGTTTCGTCGGTCGAGTGGGCGACGACCCGTTCGGCCGCGAGGCCGTCGCGGTGCTGAGCGCCGCCGGCGTCGATGCGCACGTCGTCGTCGACCCGATGCGGTCCACCGGCACCGTGGTCGTCCTCGTGGGTGCTGACGGCGAGCGCACGATGCTCCCGGACGCCGGCGCCAACTCCGCGCTCAGCGCCGACGACCTGCCGCCACTGACCCCGGACGACGCGTCATGGCTGCACCTGTCGGGGTACACGCTGCTCAACCCGGGCTCGGGGCCGGCCGGCGAGGCGGCCCTCGCGCGGGCCGCGGCGTCCGGCGTGCCGAGGTCGCTGGACGTCGCGAGCGCCGCACCGCTGGAGGCGTTGGGAGGCAGGGAGTTCCTGCGCCTCACCGAGGGCGTCGAGCTGGTGTTCTGCACCCTCGACGAGGCGGAGGTGCTCGTGGGCACACGCGACCCCGACACCGCCGTGGCCCGGCTCACCGGCACCTACCGCGACGTGGTGCTGAAGACGGGAGCCACCGGAGCGCGATGGGCCCGACAGGACGCCACGGGGGTGCACGTGCCGGCATGCGCCGCGGCCGCCCCGGTCGTCGACACCACGGGTGCCGGCGACGCGTTCGCCGCCGCGTACCTCGCCGCGCTCCTGGCCGGCGAGCAGGTGCCCGGCCGCCTCACCCGAGCCTGCCGGGCCGCGGCTGGCATCGTCGTCCGCGTCGGTGCGCGTCCGCCCGCCTGA